CAGCAGTACAACCAGACCTTCCAGATGGATCACATCAATCCCTACTACTTAAAAAATAATTAGCATTCAATTTCCTCCTAGGTAGAACTCCTCATCAACCGGTTCCCCCGCACCACCACATCTGTCCACTGATTTTTTTCATCCAACCATTTTTTTTTCAACACGACAATCGCACCTTCAGAGCatatcgctcaatcacattaatttacttactaaactgcaACACGTTAACATGGGCAGGATTTTTTTGCATTGTAATACGTGTCCCATTCATATTATAAAGAGCAAAGTATAAGCCACGTAAAaatcgacatgacaaaactgaaaagatagtagaacatctctgagcttgacaccaacgtccatcacctgcctccggcaccaccatagCAGCCATCGAAGAAAAGAATggcggatcacctcctcacccgagctcgacgtggCTCTATCGCTTATATGCAGCTTTGTGGACCactaaggtggctcaccaaaagtgaagcccttaccgtCGAATGAAtcggaccggggcaacaccccggacacgccatcaaactccagatcttgcaccccaccacgactaagacgccaaaggaggaaaccatacctgccatccacgaaccacgaactcAGTAGACGTTCCGTCTtctagatgtcgtcgatgcagaccacaatctgcatccgctcctggactacctcccaagctccgcgccgacgctAGAGCAAACATCGTCGCAATGGCGGAGCCTGAGGACACAGGTCCGCCGCGAGGatggcgccgccgccacgccatcctttcTTGAATAGGCTGGTTTCCAAATTCATCCCCAacaacatttatttacacaatcgcacTTGTATGGACACATAAATCACGAGATAACAAACTAAAATAAGTATATCCCGTTGCAGCACATGGGCATTTTCTAGTGTAATCAATAAGGATATTCTGTTAGGAAATTTCCTAGTGTAGTTACGTTCCTTTTGGTAGTTCAAaaatctctagcagaccccttaaagTGGTCAAACCCGTAAAAAAGAGGTGTTTACTGTTTCAGTCGAAAAAACAATGCCTAGCAAATCCAGTAAAACTTGTTTGGCCCTTAAAATTTTTAAAGGGCACTGAAAATCCATCAGTGAGAACCTTATATGTACAGTTCCGAAGGCAGTATACAGTTTAACCCGCAAACCGGTCAAACCTCGTCAGAGCAGACGCGCCGCCGCGTAACTGGCCAGAATCTACCCGGAACTCACTGGAATCTGTCGCCGCCTATTAGAAGAAGCCGTTGCACGCCGGAATTTGTCACCGCCGATCCGAATTGCGGCTGACTCGACCTCCATTGCCGAGGCGAGGCCGTCCACAAGCAGCGGACCCGGCCACCGACGGCCCGAATCAAGGCAGGGCGGCACCGAAGAAGGGTAGGGGTGTCTGGGAGCTCACGCGGCCCCGCCAGGAGGGGGGAGGCGGCGCCGGGGAGCTCGCATGGCCATGCTAGGGAGCGCACGCGGTGGCTGGCGGTGCCGAGCTCAATCGGGGACGGGCAGGCGCGCCAGGGAGCACACGGTCGGGGCGGGGGCGCCGAGGCGAGTCACGCCGTGGCCAGAGACGGGAGGAAAaagagcaaaaagaaaaaaaaagttatAGTGGGATATAGTTTCATTACGGGGTCTACTCTGCCCGGGGCAATTTCGCACCGTAAAAACGGTTTGCAGTGCCCCTTATACTCGTTTTTAATGGTCAACTTTTAAGGGGTCTGTTAGAGATGCTTTTAGGATCCTATTTTCTTTTCTAGTCCTAGCCATCCACGACTTGGTTGACATGTGTTGGCCATATAACAGGCAGGCTACGACGAGTGTACCGAGGATTTAGATAGTTTTTGTTCGATGGTGAGTGAGATAATTACACCTACAGTCCTTGTACTCTCCGGTTTGTAACATGATGGTCTTCAAACTTGCAAAGTGCTCTACTATGGCCCTTAAATAGGAGAATACGCTTCAATATGGTCCTGGCTACATCTAGCGCTACTCCCCGCAATACTGTACAAATATGGGCCTCACATGTGAGCATAtcagagaaaaataaaaataaagtggaAAAATTCAAAAGTAGCGGGTTAGAACCTGAGACGTCGTTGCTAGGTGAAAGCCAAGCCAACAACCAATCTGGCCGATTCCTCCTATAAATAAATGATCTAAAGGCTATAATAAATCAAATATTCGTTTGAAGCCATGGGACATGTAATTAAGCCAGCCAGTTAGCGTGCCATATATGTTTGAATATCTTCAAGCAATTTTCCTTATGATTATcctatttccattttattttattttaccaaGTTTGTATTATTTTACAATACGCTTTTCTTTCCTCTCTCCCAGTGCGTCTTGGGAAAGCCTTCCTCCTGTCGATCTCCGCCAGCGAGCCCGGGGATTCGCCTCCCTCCGCCTGCCACTCCAGCGGCCGGTGGCGGGGAGGAGATTCCTAGTGTCTTAGCTCCTGCTAGTAGATAGGTAGGGATTTAGTTCTCACAGACGTGGTGTTTGGACGGATGACGACACTCCTTTTTCGAGTCAGTCTTTCGGACTCCGATCCTCCTTGAGTAAATCTTTATAATAGATCTAATTCTTTTTGTAAAAAAAGGTTtgtatcattttttatttttcatataaACAAATCCAGTTATAGTGCATTTTAAATCTGTATTCTATTTTCATTATTTTGTGCCTTGAAGAGTTAAACATGAACTTACAAAAATTATGTGGATTTAACAAAAAAAATGAAGGAAAATTTATGTATCTTCATTCAGGACCACAAGCACGACACTTATTGTGCATCCTAACTATATTTTTTAATACAAAACAGTTTAAAATAAATTGACAACAAGTATTTTGGATAATATTCAGCGTGGTTTTAGAAAAATGATTATATTTTTATCCAATTATACGCCCAACTACTGTTTTTTTATTCTTTAATGTTCATGTAcgtgtttatttttcctttttaacTTTTCCCATTTTAAAGAATTAAGAAAAAAACTACAAGAATTATTATTATATAATTTATGTATATTATTAAAAGTCatcaaataaaaggaaaaaaaataaacacAAAATGGTAAATAAAATAGAAGGGAAAATTTATTTATATTATTAAAAGATtgtcaaataaaaaaaataaacacAAAAATGGTAAATAAAATAGAAAGGAAACCAGTACAATACTCAGGAGGTACATTACGCACTGATTTATATAAAGTGCTAGGTCATTTTTATACAACGATCATCCTCCGGTTTCTTGGTTAGCTCGTCTGTTAGGTAGACATGTGTGCCCTGTATTGTATGCTGACATGGCACAGGGCTGGGCTGCAGGGTGTAGTGGAAGACGTAGCTAGGACCGTATTGAAGCATATTCTCGTATATGAGGACCATAGTGGAGCACTCCGCGAGTTTGAGGACCATCATGTTACGCACCCGAGAGTACAGGGACTGTAGGTGTAATTATCTCATCGTGAGTTATGAGATATATACAAAAATGTCCGAGTTACGGGCGGCCATATCTTGTGTATTATCTATGAATTTTTTTCACCGTGACAATTTACGAACGACGAAGGGTTGATTATCATATCGACGCCTACGTACTGATCCAAGGGGATCATTATTTTTATTCGTGTATTTTGTACGTGGGTgaaaattattattggaggttccgAGGAGGAACAAGGTGGACGACAAACAGTTGATCAAGAGtcgtcgtgaaagatcgggccatctacACGCACGAATTAGCGTCTCGCTAGTTTGTGTTTCATTAGATAGCATTCACGGTCTCCAAGGCAACTACCTTGAAAGTGGCACATTCTGTGTAACCACTTTAGAAATTCTGAGTGAGCGGTGTTCGGAAATTTCGAGAGAGCAACCGAAGGTTTGCCAACTACGTCGGTGGTTTCGAATGAAATGGTTGGCAGCTTCGACATGCTAGAGTTTGCAACGGCTATATCCAGACTGACTACTCGGCGGTTCGACTGGAAGAGCTTGGCAGCTTCGAAAAGGTAGGAAAGTTAGCTACATATAGTGGAGGAAATTCGAAGGCTTTTGAGGGCATTTGGTTTGAGTTTTAAGCACACGGAGaaagaatcatcataacatcctcgtCCCTTTTAAATAGTATCGGCAATGTCTATGGACCCAGTGCAATCTTGGACCAGTAAAATGAAAATGGAGAATCCTTATCTTTGCCAACACTTTTCTTCATGATAATTTGTGGGGCTCGCCtttcatttcttttgttgcaactcGAAGGAACTTTCCTGAGATAAGCTAGATAAATCATTAGTTCctggagatatgttgacattaattaccaaaaatcCATCAAGGGAATTAGATACACTTTTAGGTTTCCCTCCCTCCTGCCACCGATAGAGTAGTCGACGGGGGTGAGGAAACCCCGGTGATGTTGGTTGCCGGGTCACCTCTATTTTCTCTTTTCCGTATATGGGATTGTGGCGATAGGTATCTCACTAGGAAAACTTCGACACTGATGTTGGATTTGCAACGTTCTTATGGGAAGAGTTTCTTCACCGCCGGCTCGACGTGAGCTTGATTTCATCATAGATGTAATTGCAACTTGTGAAGTAGAGGATGGTGGTGATGACCTCGACAAGATTCACAAAGATTTATTTTGTGTCTTTGCCAcatcctttttattttttgaattcctGCAAGAACACATATGCTAATTCCCAGTCGATGTTGAGAACTGTCAAAGATCCTGCATGATACCATAATTTCTAATAAGAAAAAACAAGTTCACCTGAGAAATACTATTTTTCAACCAACCGAGAGTCCGAGACGATACAATATGTTTTGCACCCAATGAAAAAATTATCACAACCGTGAACAATTTGAGATTTTCCTCAATCCCAATTTCCCACAACAACTTTGCACCCCAAAAAATATGTGAAGTATCTCTAAGGGCATGCATAATTTGTGTTTTGGTTTAGTGTGGGATTCAAGGTGGGCTGGGGGGAGGGGGCTAACATACGGTGGTTTTGTGTTTTTGTGTAGTGTGGGATTCGAGGGGGGTGCTAACGCATAGTGGGATTCTAGGTCATGTTTGTTTCAGCTTCAGTTGGCTTCGAATCACCGTGTGGGTTTTCGACGTACTTCGGGTAATTGCACTAAAAATGATCGGGATTCAGATTCACCTTCTCTGGCAAAGCTAATTCCAAATGGTTGTTTTGTTTCAGCTTCTAGATTTGCCTGCGAGAATCTGTTTTTTTTTAAACTTGCCCTGCTTGTTTGGGCTTTAGACTTGCCAGCCTAAAGCCCAAACAAGCAGGGCAAGATCTAGATAGTATAGTAAAAGTATGTGTTATATGTAGttctagaagtgcatgctctaaccAATGCAACCAAAAAACCGATCTGATAGAAGAGACTAAGCAATACATTTATACGTCAACATTATATAATAGTTATAAGTTCTTTATGTCACCTCTTGTAAGTGCTCACATGAATATAAGCACCTCTCTTGTACAAGGGCTTGGAAGATCCCTCGGTCAAAAAAAGAAAGGGACTTGGAGGACCTCAAGTCGTTAAACCCATTTTTCTGTACTCCCTCCCCTAAACAGGACTTTTGTATTGAAACTGTCGCCCTCCCTTCTCTGTTTTCTCATTGTTCTCCTTCCTGTGATCCTGTCTACTCGATGAACACacaaagaacaacttcaccaatttCCTTTTTTTTAGCAGATTAAACGTTTCTTCAGCAATGTTAAGTGTGTAGGCCCGGCGTTAAACCCATATGCAGGCCCTGATGTTGCTTTGTTCAGCTCTAGTGAGAAAGAAGCCAATCATATCCTCGTATCATTTTATACTTTCAGTGAGAGAGAGAGTCAAACTATCAAGAACATACATAGTAGCATGTTTTCAGTATTACAGCTGCACAGAGTGTAACAACTTCACCAATCGAAGCGCCTGAAGAAAATTAACAATCAACAAACGAAATCTTCCATAATCTGCATTACCTGGCTTATTACACGCTTTTCATAAACAAGCTCCATACAAAACCAAGCCCCATGCCCCATGTTGCTCGCCAACCCAAAATCTATACAACAAACTTTGTTTTCAATATATAGGCCTCAAATATAAGCCATGCGACTGAAACACAGCACGCATAGCACCGCAAAGAATGAAAAATGTCACAACCCTTGGCAGGAAACTGTCAGCACAACGTTCTCCCAGGTTAGTACGCCCTTCTTCGGGTAGCGTCGCCACTATGGTCATGGCCATGAGTCCAGAAGGCTGCCCCCTACCCCGGTCCTCTTTGAAGTTGGAAGAAGATCTACTTGCACCAGGCTGATTTGGGCGGCCATCTGGATATGCACTGTGTGGCGAACAATCAAGCTTGCAGACTGTACTGCTGTTGCCGCCAGTCACTAGCACTGTATAGCTATCTTCGCTCACTGTGGAACGAGTGTTGCTGTCTATTGATGGCGCTCTCGCTTCCCGATGCTGGGCCGTCTACTTGGAGACGGTGTCTTGCCACAGCCAGCTAACCTCATCACTGTTGGTGAAATGAAATCAACATTCAATAAACTATTTCATGAGTCGACTTACTTAGGAGTAGGTTACAGAAGCTACACTTACCTCTTTCCCTCTCAAGCTCCTGGTCCAACTCCTCTTTCCATTTTCGTTGCCTCTCAGCAAAGCTGATGCTGTTCACAGGAATAGGTCCCCTATTAGATCATGTACCAGTTCTAGCAGAGATGCAGTGCACCTAAGGTTTTTGCATAGAATTTCTGTCATCGAAGCAAGGTTTAGGTATGTAAGCAAACCTTGGGCTATCTTGGACATCAATATGAACTTTATCCCCAAGCTCATTGAGCTGAGGGGAAGCTATTTCTCTCAAAATCCGGCTGCTATCTACACCGCCATCTCTTGAGAATTGCCTGCTGCAGCTTTCAGCCATCGTACTGCTATTCAAAATGGTATCACAAGGCGTTGCCACCGCTGGACCTCCCCTCATCTTACCTGGGGGCGACTTTCCACGAGGGGGTAGTTTCGGACTATTTATGAATTTACCATTGGAAGTTTGATCAACTCCATGAGAGCTCCCGGCATTCACTTTATTGTAGAATTCTTCATATAAAGGTGTTTGTAGCTTCTTCAGATCAAGGGCCTGGCGAGAAAACCAGCAAGTAGCATTTAAGTACTAGCAGTAAGGTACTGTATTTGTGTATTCTCATAAGTGTAAAGTACCTTCTCATCAAGAAATGCTTCTATTTTTGACTCGGTAAGTACATCGTCATCTTCACAACTTCCCTCGCAAGGGAAGGTAAAATCATTTTCGGTCATGCTGCTTTCAGGATGCTTGGCTAATCCACCAAATTCCCTCGACTGATGAGAACTTTGCTCTGGGCTCATGTCGTACTTGCTTTTCCAGTCATCATCAAATGGTTCAGACATAGGATTATAGCTCTGGAATTGACAGACCCAAGAATTAAACATGAGGACATAACAACTTCTTTCATATTTCGAATTTTGAAATGCAGAGTAAAAGATCAAACGAAATTCTTAGAGAAGTTAACAGCTGAAGCAAAACTCTTACAGATCCAACTGCTGGATGATCGTCTTTGTCAGCAAACTCACAcatgtcatcatcatcaccgccacccTCCCATAGGGGTTTGATTTTAGATGATCTATTTGAATTAATTGTTGACCAGTTGCCAGAATGATTCAAACCCCTGGGAGCAATTAAATAAGTTGCAGTGtcacaaaaagaaaacaaaaatgagaTTGTGTAGAATGGCATGAACTCAGGAATCACAGGAGTTACTTACATCTCTGTTGGCGCATCCGCATCATGTGCGAAAAGCTCATTCACAGAAGCATCCTGTGTCATTGTTTAGAGAGGTTAGATTAGTACTAAGCCAAACAAGCTGAGCAAGCGACGTGATTATGCCAGCAATCCAACCTTCTGTGCAGTACGATTGAGTAGCTGCCGGTCATCAAATTCTCCGGTCACAAACGGATGCTGCAAGAAGTCGTTTGAGATGTCACATTTACAAACAAACGAAAATAGCATCATCATACACTTAGAACCATAGACATGTTTAAGATGCAGGAAATCAAATTGAATGTACCTTCAATAAATCTGACGCGCTAGACCTCAGCTCTGGTTCCCTGGAATTAGAAAATTACCCACAGCAACAGATAAGAAAATCAGAAAACTTCAGTTGCAAGTAGTTTTGTAATGCTTTCAGACAAAATATTAGTGAGGTGAAAGATATGACAACAACAGGCATACTTCTGCAAGCATTTCAGCAGAAAATCTTTAGCCTCTGGTGATATATGTTCAGGTATTGGTGGGTGCGACTTTGTGGTTCCAACATGAAATAGAAGCGCAACCTGAAAAACATTTTGTTAGTGCAATGAATAACCAAAAATAAAACAACTTTTAGGACCTGGGAGGACAAAAGTTTACCTCCTGATACTGCTGGCTCCATGGTGGTTTACCAGTAGCCATTTCAATGACTGTGCATCCCACACTCCAGATATCTGCAGAGCTGATAGATTGGAAGGGTGGGGATCAGCTCATAAAATAAGAACAAATAGAGAATGAGATGAATGAAATAGTTTTTTGTACATTAGAATAATCTTATACTCCCTTAGTTGTTAGTACAAATTAGATATCCATAAGAATCTTTTTTTTAGGTAAACACCCATAAGAATCTATTGAAGACAACAACAGGTGTGTATATTAAAGCTACAAATTAAATATTAGCCGATTATCTCACAATAAGAAATACTGTTGCTGCTTGCTGCTCAGCTTGTTCTGTGCTTGGTCAAAATAAGGCATAAATAAACTAATACATCAAAATGGAACTGTAAGGCCATGTGGGTAACTCGGGAGGTAGACATATTGTTCTGACCAAGTAGTGCTTTCGTGCTTCCCCAAAATCTAGTAGTGGTCTAGTGGATAGTTCCAATCCAGGTTCATGATTTGGTATAAAATTTCCATTTTCCAAGTTATCAACTTACCACTGAAGTAGGGAAACTTttagcatttttttattttttaaaagtaTTGGAAAAATATAGAACTAAAATATGGTACTCTGGGATTAATAATTAGTGCATAGGCAAAGGCCTATCCAAATTCAAAAACAAAGGCAAGAAATAAAGTACTGGAAGCGTTTCACATACAAGGTATGCCCACTCCCCACAATGACTTCAGGTGCCATCCAGTGTGGCGTGCCTTTCATCGTTTTAGCTGCTGTCATAGTAGCCTGACACCAAAGCATTGAACATTGTCGTTAAGTACATTGACATGGGAATAACTTGCACAAAGAAAACACACAGTGACAAATAAATCATGACATCTAATAATCACAGATAAAGTTGTAGCAGGCGGGTAACTTATATACAATGATGTTGCAACACAAGTGCGGACAGTTATCAATGATACGGTGCACAAGGGTCTTTCCATGAAATTGATAATCATATTATCATAAGTTACGAGGATTGGCACTGCAGCATATGTTACCCCGCAAGAAAATAAGAGGGGGAAATAACAAACATGTTATCCTTGGGACCATCCTATTTTGTTATCCCTGGGACCATCCTATTTTGATTAAGCCTGCTTGGAACCAAACTCACACTTCCATGTTTCATGCACACAGGTAGTCAAGAGCAATAAATAAGAATCTATAATCTGATGGCATAATTAGACAGGAAAGGTTTAGCATTTGCTATTCTGTTGTAAATTATTGTTTTGATCACTTGACAAGCACATGAAGGCTTTATTTCTTCCAAGCTATTATACTCGACCTTAACAGCATATTGAACATCAATCTTACCAACTTGGCAACTTGCTTAGATGCCCCAAAATCGGCAAGTTTAATGCAGCCTTTGTTATCAACAAGAATGTTTGCACCCTGAATTAAAAACAATCCCATGATCATCAAGATAATTAGCATAACCAAACAATCAATGACACAAAGATTCTAGTATATTCAGGCTTCAGAGTTTTTACCTTAATGTCTCTGTGTATTATTGCATTGCTATGCAGATATTCCAACCCTTGCAAAATCTGCCTAGTATACTTCCTAATGACCTGATCAAAATACGCAACGAATCAGTTTCTCTTCTGCGAGTCAAATCACAGAAAACCGCATGATTGATGGTTACTTACTGCCTCCGGAAATGAACCGAGTTTTCCAAGAAGCGACTGGATAGACCCTCCAGGAACAAACTCCAGCAGGATGTTCAGTGTGTCTTCCTCACGGACAGTCCCGAGGTACCTCTTCTCAAACCACAGGAAGTAGATCAAACAATTGCAGTCTAGCAGTCAAGTATAGAGTATCTAAAATGTAATCGATCTTTCATCTACTCACCACAATATTGGGGTGCGAAAGGTTCTTGAGGAGCTTCACTTCTTCCTCAAGTTCTCTTATATGCGCCTAATCGTAGAAACAAAAGCCACAAATCACCTCACATAAAGGAAAGCCTCAACAACTAAATTGGTAACCAAATCGGTCGGAGAAGTGCTACTCACTTGGGCCTTCTCCCGGGTCGCGTTGGTGCTCCCGATCAAAACCTGGAACCAAAAATCAAACAAGGGAGAGAGTTAGTCTGACGAATGACTCCAAGTCTCCAGACAGTAGAAACCAGATCACAAAATCGCGAAATCCCGGCACCTGCTTTACTGCGAGTAGCTCGCCGGtgtccaggttcatcccgaggtagACCTGCCCGAATGCGCCGGAGCCGATCATCTCACCCTTCCGCCACCGGATCGGCGGGATCTCACCCGCTCGGCCGCCCCCGTCGGCGGGCACGGGCGTCGGCGGCAgcaggcggcgcggcggcgagggGCTCTTGGAGATGAGCCCGAGCAGCCCCATCCCCCTCGACTTGCGGAGGCAGGAGCTGATCCGGACGCCGATACCCCCGGCAGGGCCCCCGCCGAGGGGGCCCGCCGGGGGCTCCGGGGGCGCGGCGGCGCTGGTGCGGAAGTTGATGGATCGGCGCACGGAGTCGAACAGATCGTGGAACCCGGCGCCGCCGCCGGGGCCAGCGGCGTCCCGTCGCATGGCCCGCGGTCTAGGCTTGGGCGCGCACCTTCGGTGTCGTGTCGGCGGCGGCGTCGGATGGTGGGGTGGGGATCGAATCGGGGGGGAGTGGGGGAGGATGGAGGCGCCGCTCTCGGCTGCGGGATTTTGAAATTCTGGGGTTTGCGGGGGCGGTGAATGGACCTAGATGCCCCTCGCGACCGTTAGGCGTGGCGAGGAATCGGCTTTGGGGGTGGGAGTACGTACGTGTGGCCGCGTTGATTAACCGGGGGAGCGCTGTGCGCCAGGAACGGGTGCCACGTCAGGTCAAGTGGACAGGGAAAAGAAGGCGCTGCTGCCATGAAGCTCAGCCAGTTCAAATCCATACTAAATCAGCCACACTTGCTtcttccgtttctaaatataagtactCCTAGATTTTAATAaagactacatacagatgtatatagacattttgAAGAATACGTTTACtcatttgcttcgtatgtagttcacGTTGAAATCTTTtaaaaaaaaacttatatttaagaacggacgGAGCATTTTGGGATGAAGAGAGTACGAAACTCTAAAGCATTTTGATATCCAATTATTTTTATAATAGACAAAATACTGGATATGTGAGTGCGCATGTGAGAAAGTAGACATGAATAATGCAGAAAATGACTCACATATATTGATGTGGATATCCCATTGATGCATAAACAAGAGTTGTGGCGTCAAATTTAGTTAACTTATTCACATTTCAATTTCCCATGGATTCAATGTGAAAATATCAATGATTCAAATGGTAATTTCATATGGCTACATATTTGCTTAGTATTCCATTGCGCTACTAAAGAATTTAGGGTGGATCTAATTTCGTGATCCTCGTGGCCCGCTCCCCTCCTCTAATGGATCAAGTCTACCAAGCCTAGCGTATGGGCTTGAGGTGTAAATACAATTGGCAAGTATGGCCCACCATATTACTTGGGGACTCGCTCATAAGAGCGGTACATGATCATCAAGAAATCATCCTCAAGTATACAATTTCTCAAATTGTatattaaaaatatatttttgcataaacaaACTTTTGGTTTGTAATAAAATGGTTAGGTGTGTACATTTTTTAGTACTTCTAACATGTTTATTGTGGAACTTATGGGTCCATCTAAACAATTTAGACACTTCAGAATATATCGAAAAGAGGGAGAGACATTTAGTCCATAATTGGGATGAGGGGGAGACATTTAGTCCAATGCCAACAAAAATGACCAGACGGAATTGGGAAGGGAGGAGGCTCTTTTTCTTTTTACTATGTATTGCAGTGCAAAAGCCCCATTGTCCTTTATTAATAAAGCACAAGGAAAAAGTCCAATACAAGTATTTACACACCTACCTCTAGAAAACatgaaagaaagaaaaccaaaAGCATCTAGACTAAGGCATAGAGGAATTCCATCTCAATAGGCCCTCTATGTATTTACATTTGATCGTGTGAGACAAAAGTGTTATGTCTTGAAGGAAATTTCTTCTCCAAGCAACAAATCTCGGTGCTTCATTTATGAATACTTCCGATTCCTCACAATCCAAATGTTCCAGGCAGCAGTAAAAACTACTTCAGAGAAGAATGGCTTATCAAAAGCATCCCTGAACTCCTTGACCATTTGAAACCAAGAACCATTGGGCTGCATCACCCAAGAAATTTGTAGATAGTTCCATACTCTCTGACTGAAGTTACATTCAAAGAACATATGTGATCTATCTTCATGAACCAACATAGGACATAAAACACAGGTACCATCATCCACATGCCAATGTCATCTCTGAAGCATATCACTTGTATTTAGTATGTCCATTAAAAGTAGCCATCCGAACACCTTTATCTTGAGAATGCATGAACATCTCCAGATCCATTTGAATATTTGATCCACCTGTTTGTGCTCAAATTCATCAGGTAAATGACTGACACTATAATGCCTGATATGGTGGACCATGTCCAAACATCTGACATGTTTGCATTTAAAGAAATATTCTCCAATATTCCAGACATCTACTACAATTCCTGAAAAGCTTGTGCTGAAAGGAGTGAATTAAACAAACCGGGCAAATCCACAGTATTGACCACATCATGGACAAACACTTTGCCATCGGTAACATAAGAAAACAACCTGGGGAATCTATCTCTAAGGGTTGGTACATTGTTTTGTTTAGCCAAGTGTCTGACCAGTACAACACTGAAAT
Above is a window of Triticum dicoccoides isolate Atlit2015 ecotype Zavitan chromosome 5B, WEW_v2.0, whole genome shotgun sequence DNA encoding:
- the LOC119309280 gene encoding mitogen-activated protein kinase kinase kinase NPK1-like, encoding MRRDAAGPGGGAGFHDLFDSVRRSINFRTSAAAPPEPPAGPLGGGPAGGIGVRISSCLRKSRGMGLLGLISKSPSPPRRLLPPTPVPADGGGRAGEIPPIRWRKGEMIGSGAFGQVYLGMNLDTGELLAVKQVLIGSTNATREKAQAHIRELEEEVKLLKNLSHPNIVRYLGTVREEDTLNILLEFVPGGSIQSLLGKLGSFPEAVIRKYTRQILQGLEYLHSNAIIHRDIKGANILVDNKGCIKLADFGASKQVAKLATMTAAKTMKGTPHWMAPEVIVGSGHTFSADIWSVGCTVIEMATGKPPWSQQYQEVALLFHVGTTKSHPPIPEHISPEAKDFLLKCLQKEPELRSSASDLLKHPFVTGEFDDRQLLNRTAQKDASVNELFAHDADAPTEMGLNHSGNWSTINSNRSSKIKPLWEGGGDDDDMCEFADKDDHPAVGSSYNPMSEPFDDDWKSKYDMSPEQSSHQSREFGGLAKHPESSMTENDFTFPCEGSCEDDDVLTESKIEAFLDEKALDLKKLQTPLYEEFYNKVNAGSSHGVDQTSNGKFINSPKLPPRGKSPPGKMRGGPAVATPCDTILNSSTMAESCSRQFSRDGGVDSSRILREIASPQLNELGDKVHIDVQDSPSISFAERQRKWKEELDQELERERVMRLAGCGKTPSPSRRPSIGKRERHQ